The Ziziphus jujuba cultivar Dongzao chromosome 5, ASM3175591v1 genome segment aaaatatatcattctaaaatattctaaaaaattgatattatctatttttttaaatataattttatttttaaattttaatatataaatttatttaattacttataaattctattttcttctctaattaatcaaatactgtaaacaaaaaattattaaaaaaatttattatcaaaaaattaaattttaaaaaattaatttttaaaaatcaattttattcaatatttttatttttatcaaatatttcattaaaaaaaaaattttaatgttatAGCTGACAAGTTCTAGAAAAGCAAGGAGTACAAACAAATACAGTAAAAAGGCACACCAAAATTACATTACGTAGTGCAACAGGTAGTGAAAAAGTTAAGTGCATGGTGTGCTGTCAGAATTAAGCTCGGTCGCAGGAGAAACctacctttttgtttttgttttcgtttttttttttaataaatattttcttccttttttggcGCCACAGCTCCAatattatgtattaattaatattatacgTACTAAAGAGTACAGGTTATGTACTTGTTTAGTGTTGATTCTCTTGATCCTCTTGCTCTGATAATATGGGTTGGCATGGCAGGTCCTTGACACCAAAATTTTTCTAGTTTGCAAGATTgagaaaaaatagtattttgttttctatcgtttaagtaataatttcatatatacataataaacaaatgaaatcaAAAAGCAATTTGGAGAGGATCGTATGTATGGTTATCTCAATTTTCTATCCAGGCCGATGCATTAATGAATTATTACCAAAATTAGCTTGACGTTTTTAGACTCCTGTTTCTCGTCTATTTTAGTGGAACCCACCGGTGGAAAATCATTTAGAAAAAGGATAAAGAAAACAGCATATACATTTATTGTGTCcccatctacatatatatattctccaccccccaaaaacagagaaaaggtataaaaaaatttgaagtgaAAAATGCTTCATTGTTGATTTGAAATGAATGAAATAATTGTCACTGATTGAGAACTCATGCTGTGGGAAAGCAGGGTAAACCAATAACCCATAAACCAACCATcaataaaaggttaaaaaacgaaaagaaaaggCATGCAAAATGCAATAAGCAAGTGGGTGAATTTAGGTAGGATGGTATATTTAATAAGAGTGCGACGGAATATTATCTAAAAGAGGAAGCAAAGGGTGATGAAATCATTGGCTATGACTTTTCGATGATCGATTTTGATTGCATGCCATTACAATATGAACTagtaaaaatgataaaacattGTTAATTAGGAGATGATGATCAAGCATGAGGCAagccaattaaattaatattaaagaaccaaaaataaaaaaataaaaaatcacgctattaagttttatgattttttaattaatggaaACAATGTCATTTTATATCAATGGCAGACGCTTTTGTTGAGTGGAGGAGTTGGTAATTTATGGTGTCTTTTTAGAGAGTAAAATGTTGGGTTTGATGATGTTGGAAAAGAGCGTGAGAGAGTGTTTGGGGTGTCTGTTTGCCACTCATAAACACTTTAATTACAACAAATGAACAAACAAAAGATTGAGACTTATTAATAGTTTAGTTTTGTAAGGTGGAGGACTTGGAGTTTTTCTCTCAACAGAAAGAGACAGCATTCtacttgtttttttgttttgttttgttttgttttttttttttttttttgggtttgtttttaaatccaaaaacaaagaccaaagaaaataaagatcatAATGCCTTTTCTTTTGCCCCCCCTGAGAAAACAACTTCCATAACTTTAATTagagaatttttttgaaaacaaagaattatatacatatacagagGAGCAAACGACTGAATCAACATTAATATTTAAAGATAACAATCTTAATAAACAACGAATTAGGATTGGTTGGTAAAATTGAATTAATCTATTTCTTTTCCGGGCCATTCAGATGGTTATACAAAATTCTCATTTTTCATAGAAGATTCTTTGAACAGTTTTACGAATTATTACAATGACAAGGACAATGGCAATCCAATCCCAATCAAAAGTCAGAAAACCAAAGAACaccttgtttatttttaataattttggagTTGTATGCTTTTAAGAAATGGTTGCAGCATGGAAGGCAAACAAAGAAGATGATGCGAGTCTAAAATTGACATATGCCCTTACAATTACACAAATTAGTGCAAAACACACGCTCACTATCTTCCACAAACTGTAAATATCCCCAAAATTTTCTTCAtcgtatataattttattttaattcccCCCATATTTTTCAGAGGTAATGACTAATAAATTGCATCATGGTGTGTAAGACAAATTTTGCCTTCAAACATTTTATCTATGTTGGAACCTGGAAATGCATTGTCACTTCACCGAAAGTACCTACAAGGCTCTGACATAgcaattttccaattttattttcgaGAAAAAGATAGGTTGGATGGGCTTGAATGAGGCTTAATCCTATATCTATTGGATACCAATGGACCTAGCTAAAAAAAAACTCGTAAAATCCAAACCCAACCCGCCCCAAAAAttccaagaaaatgaaaaggaaaaaatcccAATTGAATTGGGAATTAGTTTCTGGGTGAAAACAGGAAGATCATGTGTAGGACTTGAGGATCTTCAgcccaatacaaatgaaataCCAGAGCTGACCCCAAAGATTTCCAGAAAAATTGCCAAAATTCCTAAGATCACGCATGATGATCATCTATATCACATAGAgctaaaataaacatttttctttaagaGGATCACCGGTTAGTTTGAACAAAAATGCAACAAACTATGCAATTAAAATAGAACGAAACCTATTCACAGATAAACATGAACTTTATGAGATACACTTCAACAGACCGCATGCTTTCTAGATGGTGTTAAATTCATGTAATTGAACAAATTTTCTTCCAGGTTATAGGAAAACCTGGTATATCAAATTGTCATTGGACCACCAGGATGTTAAAATTAGAGAAATTAAGCGAAATGAGGAAGAATTGTGCTATAGAGGAAGACTTTAAATGGTTATTTGAAGGAAGCACTGAAACTCCAATTTTACGACTAATACTGACAGATACATGAGCAGCATGTGAAATTAACATTTAAAACCAAAGGAGAAACGATCGACAGATAAGTTACTGCTATTTGACTAATCTCGATACAACACATAAACACAGCtgagcaaattaaaaaatttacaccACAGTTTCAACAGGAAAAAAAAGGTGCTCTCAAATAGCTTGCCAAACTGATTggctgaaattttctttttacattcCTTCACCTTTAATCATAAGGGATCTGAATATATGCAGCATCACAAACAAAAGGGACGTCAGCATACATACCAGCAAGAGCACAACGGATGCACTCAATGACCGTAAAAAGGTAAGCAAATGCAACGGCTGTCCAAAAATGCATTCCCAGTTTGCCCCAGTATACAGCAAGGGGCATCCAACGACTCACAGTCCCTATGACCTGCAGTGCAATTTCCAATAACATGCCCATCACCACATGAAATCTGAAAAAGTGGGGCCACTCCTTTCTCCTCACAACTCCAAGATATGCAACAAAAAAATACGCCATCAGAAACCAGCTAGGCAATGTTCCAATGGCACCAAGAAATGGGTATGTTAAGAATTCAAAGTCTTCTAGAAAAGGGTGCAGGTGATAAGCCGTTTCTGCATACATCCATGTCTCATGGAAAGGCATTAAATAAGGCAGGCATGCTAGCGTCCTCCACCACCATCTTGGCTTTTTAGTCATCGGAGGATACCGATAACTGTATGGGACATCCTTAGATGCTCGAGGCGACATTCGAGATCCACAACGCCTTGGTAACATAGGGATAGTGTGTAACAAGCTACCTCGATCCCCACTTAAAAGTGGGGTTGATGCAGCTGCAAGGTGCAGGACTGGCATAGCTACAATCACAGAGTGCTGAATCAATAAACAAGCATAAACATTCGAGAACCATTTTATTTTGTATGGACCTTTACTATAAGTCAATTATTTCAAATGTTCCTGGTGTCTACATCTTTACCATATTATGAAATGTTCTAGCTTTATAATAAATGCCATTGATGTTTCCATTGTGTTTTAATTTCACCATAGTACCATTTACTGTAAGAgctccaaattaaaaaataaaataaaataaaataaaattaaaatgaccCTTTTGTCTGAACCTGAAACGAAACTGTGAAAAACAGGAAAAAGAATTCTAGAGTAATTCTATACAGTACATTATTAGAACCATGCTTACCCTCTTGATGTGGTGTCCTTGAGCTGACGCTCGGAAAAGAAGCCTTCACTTGCAAACGCGGAATACATGATGAGACAGAACATCTGGGCACCGATGACCTATCTACTCTGGAATTTACTGACACACAAACGGTGGGCATGATGCATCCATTTAGAATCATAGCCAGGTACCTGATCCAATTTCACAAAAGCTTTATCAAGTAAAAATAAGGATATTAGGAGTTTCACATAGGACGGTTTCAGAAAGCTAGAAACACTCCTTGAGCTATCTACATCAACATTATCATTTCCCTTTCATTGTCTTTTTCATTTTACCTATTACCTCCATAAACTTTATTTTCGAAATTCAATATTCCAGCccaatgtttataattttacatCATTCATAATGCACTACATTAGCTGGCACTGAAAGCCAAACACATAAAGTCTGCAATTTGGTATGCAGGAACTGACTAAACCATGAGATTCTGGTTGGGTTTGAATACCACATTAAACTTAATACGATGCTAAAAGTTGGTGCCCAGTCAAATCATTTTCCATATGATAACGAAATAAACCAATTAtcggattttatttttgtaaattaaagtGTCACTCTTCACTTTCTCCAGGAAACAAGATAAGATGCTcagacatgcaattgcaaattaattgaagcaagaaaaagaaatgtaaaAAACCCAATAATTAAATTCTACCGGAGGAAAAcgataaattattgtttttcgaCTGTTAGTcccgaaggaaaaaaaaaaaaaaaaaaaaaaggcccacAGACGATTCTCCCAAAGAATcccaaaaacttgaaaaaaaattttttttttatcaaattcagatattcaatgttaaataaaaaaatatacaaagaaaaaacgaaATGAACTTACCAGCTCGGAGGCGGACCAGAGAAATGCGAAAGAGAGTTGGAAATGGAGACCCACAAGACGGAGCAGAGAAGCGAAGAAGAGTCCCAGAGAGACTGAAAAAGGGGCCGGTAGATTAGGTTTGTAATTTCATTCTTAGTGATCATCTGCGGAAGGGTCCATGGGTTATCTAAAGTCACCCAATAATACTACGACATCTCTCTTATGAAATGTGTTGACTGAATGAACCCGTCAATGCCAGTTCGGGTCGGGCCACTCAAgtgcatataaataaaattaatgaagaaaacaaaacataaacgTGGCACAATTTcccaagttcttttttttttttttttgggttcgcCCGGTCACTCACACATATCACTTCCATTTCCCTAACTTCGTCATAACGAACGCCGTCCCTTTCTGCCGCGAAATCCAAAGCTCCAACTCCGTCATATCCACACCGTTTAAAAcgcttttagcttttttttttttttttttttggcctttcgCTCGTCGCTTCGACGAAGACTATGATGAAGAGTTTTACAGCTCTCTGAAAGAACAAGCCCTAAGGCAAGTTAtacggtgagagagagagagagactccactttcccattttttattttttatttttatattcttgcTATTTATGCGTTCCTGCTAATTTTGTCGTATTAGAAACCCTAATTTTGTTCTGTGATTTTCGTTTGCTCGTTCCTGACGaattttgattttccttttCGGTTTCAATTGCAGATCTTTCGGGCATTTCGTTTGAGGTTCACTGTGCTATTTTGCAATGGAAATGGTGAATCTTTGTTATAGCCTATAGGTAATTTCTTTCTGGTTTTTGTTTGTTCTCTGCATTTAATAAATTGCATATAAACATTCATaagcatattttcttttatttttcataattacgTACATACTTCAGAATTCACAAGATGGAGGGGATGTTAATTACGTCTCTAATTTAGAGGGTTATCGCGTCCGTATCACTGTGAAAGTTTTTCATTCtcagttgctggagaattattttacTTGTGGTCTCAAGTGGAGCTGGATTTGTatggtttttgaatttgaatataaaagcatatatgaaatttatttaaattccattgtattagttttctatttttatgttGTAGTAGATTGTGTTTTTCTGCGTTAACATATTGATATTATTTCGACCAACTTTTGTTATGTTACAGATTTAGATGATAGTGTtaggaattattattattattattatttttttcctagaATAGAAATCCTTGATTCATATCACTTTTGCTAGCATAGCTGCTTTTGCAGTATCTGATCCCAGATGAAAGTTCTCTATGGTCGTTTTAGGAAGGGGAACCTCTTGTTGTAAAGTACCGTCCAATCCCTTGTATTTTCTGAGCTTTTTTTTGTGCCTACTGTGTTTAGTTTCGCATCTTATAGTAATTGAATCCACAAGAGTTTTACACATCTGGTGATGCATTTTCATTTAGAGCAGAAGATCACATCACATTTAGTCTGGAAGAATTATAGTACTGATTCTACTGAATGCATCTCATGTTTTCTGCCCTATGCAACGTTCTCATTTCTGTAAAGAATTGAAATTGTTATTGCCTGTTAAGGTGATATGCCAAGACAGTTTTCCTTTTTGCTGGGTTTCTTGTTTTAGGAAGTGgccccttttttttccccctttctgttttcttttttcttttttctcctctCTCTGTATGCTATCTATCTTCTCTGGAGTAATAGGAGTTGATCTCACACCATGAAATGTCAAATTGATATAGATATGGAATTTTGAAGAGATGCGATGCTTTCAGTTGTTCTACCTTTCAAAGAAAATTGTCGATCTTCTTGCTGTTGTTTTAGTGTTCTTGAGGTACTAAAACGtgcaatattttagaattttcccTTTTCCTTCAGTTTAGTTTTAAAaggtttaatttttctttagcttgtctgatgaaatttcacatgcTGATTCCCCAAGTACTTTTGTTTATTGAACACGTGAACGATgttttttcccttcctttctgTAAGAAGATTTTTCCAAGGAGGAATAGTTTCGAAAATTTCTACTTGAAGTTTGTGTTTGGTGATTAAACCATTCCTAATGTTATTTACCGAGCAGTACTAAATATTTCGTCTGTTATCTTTCAGGGTGTAGTACTGTGGTGCTCTATGAGAAAATGATATGAGGtaggttttgaaattttttgttcaaaaaccTTCATCTTTAGATGCATATCCTTTTGATTAGTGATTGATAAAAGATTTTATCTCGATTAATACTTGATTTTTACTGTgcattttttccaaaaacagGAGAATCTAGTGTcagattttgtttcttttgcattttcttGTGGTGTGGAAGCTATTACAATAGACCTCCAGTATCTGAGTTGTCATGGGGTCAGCTTGTTGTGTGGCTGCGAGGGAAAGAACACACCCCAATAGAACTGGAGGTGAAACTGTACATAGAAATGTCATATATTCACCATCATGGAGCTTCCGGTGGGATAATCGAGGTCGTGTTGCTGGTGAAACTGATACTCCTTTGTATCAAGTTTCTCATGGAATCAGCAGGAATGCTAGCATGGAGTTAAAAGGGCCATTAGGTTCTGAAAGGGGTAATTTTTCAGATGCAGGTAGCCCAATGGAGAATTTTGAATCACCCACCTCCCAAAAGTCTCCAGTTCATGGACGAATGGTTACACGTTTAATGACTTCATCTTCAGgtaaactttaatttttgcttGCTCTTTGTGTTGCATCACTTTTCcttattcattttttgttttatgctgACAATTTAATATGTAATTGAAGCAGATCTATCCATGGCAAGCAATTATTCTTCAGAGGTGAGTCTGATTCATTTGAAGTTGGATTTAGTATCATGGgccttatttgtttttgttgctgaAACCTTCTCATCATCATTTGGGTCAATGTCTCACCGGTTCCCTTATGTGTTTCAGGTGAAGAATTTGGTAGAATCGCCTGGAGTTGCTGATTCATCTGCACCAAATCTTTCATTTTCCATACCTTCAGCTTTTTCAACACCAACTGCAGATCCTATGACCACACATTGTTATCCACTGTTTCCCAACTCAACCCCATCAAGACGTGCCCGTCGTTCACCAGGACACCAGCTATTAAGACAAGTTTCTGATAGTCGAATCCTGGGATTGAAAGCACCAAATAACAACTCAATTTCTGAAGGAAGACCGTCTTTCGTACTCTCTACTTGCAGCAATGACTTGGCAACTGGATCCCAAGTTGGGTCCTCTGATGGCTGGTCTATGCGCACCTTTTCTGAGCTTGTGGCCTCTTCTCAAAGAGAAAGGTGGTCTTTTGATAGTGAGCACCTGGGCTCTATTCATGGCAAGATAAGTGAATCTAGCAGCAGGTTTTCATGTTCCCCTTCCATAGATTTGCAGTCTTGCGTAGCCTGCTCTAAGCTCCTAACTGAGAGATCttcatggagcagccagaaaaTTATTGCTGGCCCAGACCTCTCTGTGGTTGCTGTGTTGATCTGTGGACATGTTTATCATGCTGAGTGTTTGGAAACAATGACCCCAGAGGCCGACAAGTATGACCCGGCTTGCCCAATTTGTCTGGTTGGAGAGAAGCAATTCATAAAGATGTCACGAAAAGCTATGATGAGAGCAGAATTGGATTCAAAGGCAAAAAATCATAGGATATCCAGAAATAGAGTTGTGGATAGTTTTGACAGTGATTTTGATGTTTTTGATCACCAAGGTAGCATTGACAGAAAAGGAAAATGTCTAAAGATGGAACCCAGTTCCAGCTCGAGAGGCTCCTTTGCAAAGCCTTTCTTGAAACGACACTTCTCCCTTGGTTCCAAGTGGAGTAGGTCCCTGTCAGAAAATGATTCAACCAGGAAGAAAGGCTTTTGGGCTAGATATCGCAAGGACTGAGTTCCGTAGCTCTGGTAATATAGGCCAACAATGGTATCATTAGAGGTGTTATACCGgtattaggaattttttttcctttttaatttgtagTCTAGCTTAGCTAATAAAATTTAGTTCCattttaaattcctttttgAGGGTTTTTCTGGTGACTGATTCTATGAGGTGGAGGCTAAATGTAAAAAGAAGGCCCTTATATAGTTGCCAAGAATGGGCAGAAAGAGAGGGATGCAATGGATGAGGTTGTTACGATGTATGTGTTGTCAAATTTAGTGAAAGGCTCTGCATATAAATGcaaattgaagttaaaagatGATGCACTGAAAGTCTAGACAATAGAAACGAAAACTTTGCCAATAAGCTCATTC includes the following:
- the LOC107420492 gene encoding protein TIC 20-I, chloroplastic, coding for MITKNEITNLIYRPLFQSLWDSSSLLCSVLWVSISNSLSHFSGPPPSWYLAMILNGCIMPTVCVSVNSRVDRSSVPRCSVSSCIPRLQVKASFPSVSSRTPHQEAMPVLHLAAASTPLLSGDRGSLLHTIPMLPRRCGSRMSPRASKDVPYSYRYPPMTKKPRWWWRTLACLPYLMPFHETWMYAETAYHLHPFLEDFEFLTYPFLGAIGTLPSWFLMAYFFVAYLGVVRRKEWPHFFRFHVVMGMLLEIALQVIGTVSRWMPLAVYWGKLGMHFWTAVAFAYLFTVIECIRCALAGMYADVPFVCDAAYIQIPYD
- the LOC107420500 gene encoding uncharacterized protein LOC107420500 isoform X1, whose product is MGSACCVAARERTHPNRTGGETVHRNVIYSPSWSFRWDNRGRVAGETDTPLYQVSHGISRNASMELKGPLGSERGNFSDAGSPMENFESPTSQKSPVHGRMVTRLMTSSSADLSMASNYSSEVKNLVESPGVADSSAPNLSFSIPSAFSTPTADPMTTHCYPLFPNSTPSRRARRSPGHQLLRQVSDSRILGLKAPNNNSISEGRPSFVLSTCSNDLATGSQVGSSDGWSMRTFSELVASSQRERWSFDSEHLGSIHGKISESSSRFSCSPSIDLQSCVACSKLLTERSSWSSQKIIAGPDLSVVAVLICGHVYHAECLETMTPEADKYDPACPICLVGEKQFIKMSRKAMMRAELDSKAKNHRISRNRVVDSFDSDFDVFDHQGSIDRKGKCLKMEPSSSSRGSFAKPFLKRHFSLGSKWSRSLSENDSTRKKGFWARYRKD
- the LOC107420500 gene encoding uncharacterized protein LOC107420500 isoform X2, which produces MGSACCVAARERTHPNRTGGETVHRNVIYSPSWSFRWDNRGRVAGETDTPLYQVSHGISRNASMELKGPLGSERGNFSDAGSPMENFESPTSQKSPVHGRMVTRLMTSSSDLSMASNYSSEVKNLVESPGVADSSAPNLSFSIPSAFSTPTADPMTTHCYPLFPNSTPSRRARRSPGHQLLRQVSDSRILGLKAPNNNSISEGRPSFVLSTCSNDLATGSQVGSSDGWSMRTFSELVASSQRERWSFDSEHLGSIHGKISESSSRFSCSPSIDLQSCVACSKLLTERSSWSSQKIIAGPDLSVVAVLICGHVYHAECLETMTPEADKYDPACPICLVGEKQFIKMSRKAMMRAELDSKAKNHRISRNRVVDSFDSDFDVFDHQGSIDRKGKCLKMEPSSSSRGSFAKPFLKRHFSLGSKWSRSLSENDSTRKKGFWARYRKD